ATGTTCAGGTACCCGCGCGCGCTGGCCGGGCGGGCCGCCATGAAGGCAGGCGTGAACCAGCGGGCGAGCACGCCGGGCGCGATGCGGCCCAGGTCGCCCGCCTCGGCCGCCGCGATGCGCGCCGCCCACAGTTCCGCCGTGCCGATGCGCGCGCCCGTGTCCATCAGCACGAGGCCATCCACGCGCTCCGGGAACGCCGCCGCGAAATCCTGCGCGATCAGGCCGCCCACCGACACGCCCGCCAGAACCGCGCACTCCACGCCCAGCGCGTCCAGCAGCCGGGCGAGGTCCAGGCTGTGGTCACGTACCGTGTACGGCGCGGGCGGCGCGTCCGACAGGCCGTGCCCGCGCAGGTCGTACTGCACCGTCCGGACGTGCGGGGCCACCGTGCCGGCCACGTCGTCCCAGATGCTCAGGTCGCTGCCCAGCGAGTTCAGGAACACGACGGTACGGTCTCCCCTGCCGCCCTGACGGCAGTGCAGGGTCAGCTCGCCCGCCTGCACGAACGGCTCCGGCCGTCCCGTGCGTGCCGTTCCCGTGCGCGCCGTCGTCACAGCTCCACCGGAAAGCCCACGTAGTTCTCGGCCAGCGAGCGGGACGCGGCCTCCGAATGTACGAGGTAGTCCAGCTCCGCGAGATGAATCCGCCCCTCGAACGCCGACCCGGTCGGGTCGCGGTGCAGCATGCGTGTCATGCTCCACGAGAAGCGCTCGGCGCGCCACACCCGCCGCAGCGCCCGCGCCGAGTACGTGTCCAGCGCGTCCCGGTCGCCGTGCCTCATGGCGCGGATCATCAGGTGACTGAGCAGCACCACGTCACCCACCGCGAGGTTCAGGCCCTTCGCGCCGGTGGGCGGCACGATGTGCGCCGCGTCGCCCGCCAGGAACAGGCGCCCGTACCGCATGGGTTCCGACACGAAGCTCCGCAGCGGCACGATGTTCTTCTGGAAGATGCGGCCCTCGGTGACGCACGACCCGGGCACGTCCAGGCGGCGGTGCAGTTCCTCCCACACGCGGTCGTCCGGCCACTCGCCGAGCGGGTCGTGCGGGCCGCACTGCACGTACATCCGCTGAATTTCCGGCGTGCGCGTGCTGAGCAGCGCGAACCCGCGCTCGTGGTTGGCATAGATCAGCTCGTGGTACGACGGGGGCGCCTCGACCAGCACGCCCAGCCACCCGAAGGGGTACACCTTGGTGTACTCGCGCCGCTCCGTGACGGGGATCGCCTGACGGCCCGGACCGTGAAAGCCGTCGCAGCCCGCCACGTACTCGCACAGCAGTTCCTCCGGCTCGGCGTCCGGCGCGCGGCGGAACGTGAGGCGCGGCCGGTCCGTCCGCAGGTCATGCATCGCCACGTCCTGCACCCCGAAGATCACCTGCCCGCCCTCCGCGTCCAGCGCGGCCAGCAGGTCGATCAGCACCTCGTGCTGCGGGTACACCGTCACCTCCTTGCCGTCCGTCAGTTCACGGAAGTTCAGGTGGTGCCGCTCGCCGCAGAACTGCAGGGTGACGCCCCCGTGCCGGTGCGCCAGCCGGTCCATGCGCCCGTTCAGGCCGAGGTCCCGTATGAGGTCCGCGGTCCAGTGTTCGAGCACCCCGGCACGGATGGTGCCTTCGATCTCCGCGCGGCTGCGGCTGTCCAGCACCACGGACTCGATGCCTTCGCGGCGCAGCAGCAGGGAGAGGAACAGACCGGCAGGGCCGGCACCGACGATCCCCACGGGAACGCGGGAGGTTCGGGTCATCATGCGGTCTCCAGGAATGAGAGAAGGAGTTGTGGTCCTGCTGAACTGACGCCCACTCTGCCGCGTGGAGGGCGGCCACTCAAGGCAGGCGTTCATCCATACCGAATGGGGGGCCGAATAGGGGGAGGAGCGTGCGCGCGATCGACGTCACGCCCTGAACGGAACCCGGCAGGACAGGGAAGCCGCCGCGATCCGCTACCCTGGACGGACGATGCTGAGCACGCTGGAAAAAGCCGGGCGGGTCCTGCGGCTCTTCACGGCCGAGAACCCGGAGTGGGGCGTCAGTCAGGTGGCCCGTGCACTGAACGTCTCGAAAGGCAGCGCGCACGACGCGCTCGCCACCCTCACCGAGACCGGACTCGTGCACCGGATGGTGACGGGGCGCTACCGCCTGGGCTTCATGATCGTGTCGCTGCACGCCGTCCTGATGGCCCAGACCCCCTGGCGGCACGTGGCACAGGACGAGATGGAACAGCTGGCCGCGCGCGTACAGCAGACGGTCACCCTCAGCGCCTTCGACGGGGGAAACGCCATCTGCGTCGCCGTGACCGGCACAGGGCCTCGCGCGCCGCACGACACGGTCGGCGCGCACCTTCCCGCGTACGCGGCGGCCGCCGGAAAGGCGATGCTCGCCTACCGCAGCGCCGAACAGGTACAGCGCGTCTGCGGCGCGGGCCTCTCCCCTTTCACGCCGACCACGCTCACGTCGGCGGACGCGTTGACGGCAGAACTCGCCCGGACCCGCCGGGCCGGGTACGCGGTAGAGGACGAGGAACTCCTGCCGGGCCGCGGCGCCCTCGCCGCACCGTTCCGCAATGCCAACGGCGAGGTGATCGCCGCCGTGACGGTCAGCGCCCCCACCGCCGCCTGTCGGGCGGCCCAGGACCGCTGGGTGCCGGACCTGCTCGCCTGCGTGAAGGCCATCTCCGACCGCCTGGGCCACCAGCCAGGCGAAGGAAAAGACCGGCTGCACTGGCACCTGATCGACGGAGAGGAACGCCTGATGCGCCCGCCCGGTCTACGCCGCGAACCCTGACCCGCATCCGGGGTGAATCTGCCGGCGCGTCGCCAGCCGACCGGAGGCCGCCACACGCGAGTGAAG
The window above is part of the Deinococcus aquiradiocola genome. Proteins encoded here:
- a CDS encoding 4-hydroxybenzoate 3-monooxygenase gives rise to the protein MMTRTSRVPVGIVGAGPAGLFLSLLLRREGIESVVLDSRSRAEIEGTIRAGVLEHWTADLIRDLGLNGRMDRLAHRHGGVTLQFCGERHHLNFRELTDGKEVTVYPQHEVLIDLLAALDAEGGQVIFGVQDVAMHDLRTDRPRLTFRRAPDAEPEELLCEYVAGCDGFHGPGRQAIPVTERREYTKVYPFGWLGVLVEAPPSYHELIYANHERGFALLSTRTPEIQRMYVQCGPHDPLGEWPDDRVWEELHRRLDVPGSCVTEGRIFQKNIVPLRSFVSEPMRYGRLFLAGDAAHIVPPTGAKGLNLAVGDVVLLSHLMIRAMRHGDRDALDTYSARALRRVWRAERFSWSMTRMLHRDPTGSAFEGRIHLAELDYLVHSEAASRSLAENYVGFPVEL
- a CDS encoding IclR family transcriptional regulator, encoding MLSTLEKAGRVLRLFTAENPEWGVSQVARALNVSKGSAHDALATLTETGLVHRMVTGRYRLGFMIVSLHAVLMAQTPWRHVAQDEMEQLAARVQQTVTLSAFDGGNAICVAVTGTGPRAPHDTVGAHLPAYAAAAGKAMLAYRSAEQVQRVCGAGLSPFTPTTLTSADALTAELARTRRAGYAVEDEELLPGRGALAAPFRNANGEVIAAVTVSAPTAACRAAQDRWVPDLLACVKAISDRLGHQPGEGKDRLHWHLIDGEERLMRPPGLRREP